A window of Ranitomeya variabilis isolate aRanVar5 chromosome 2, aRanVar5.hap1, whole genome shotgun sequence contains these coding sequences:
- the NAA40 gene encoding N-alpha-acetyltransferase 40 isoform X2, with protein MVNMGKTKEHSKAIRDKIVEGHKAGKGYKTLSKELGLPVSTVVSIIRKWKAYGTTVSLPRPGQPLKVSSRAEARLVRRVKANPRTTRKELREDLMAVGTLVSVNTISNVLHRNGLRSRRARKVPLLSKRHVKARLQFAHDHLEDSETDWFKVLWSDETKIEIFGANHTRDVWRLDGTAYDPKNTIPTVKHGGGSIMLWGCFSAKGPGHLVRIHGKMDSTAYLEILAKNLRSSIKDLKMGRHFIFQQDNDPKHTAKKTKAWFKRQKIKVLQWPSQSPDLNPIENLWKELKIKVHMRHPKNLDNLEKICMEQWAKITPETCASLIRSYKRRLLAIIANKGYSTKY; from the coding sequence atggtcaacatgggaaagacaaaggagcattccaaggccatcagagacaagatcgtggagggtcacaaggctggcaaggggtacaaaaccctttccaaggagttgggcctacctgtctccactgttgtgagcatcatccggaagtggaaggcttatggaactactgttagccttccacggcctggacagcctttgaaagtttcctcccgtgccgaggccaggcttgtccgaagagtcaaggctaacccaaggacaacaaggaaggagctccgggaagatctcatggcagtggggacattggtttcagtcaataccataagtaacgtactccaccgcaatggtctccgttccagacgagcccgtaaggtacctttactttcaaagcgtcatgtcaaggctcgtctacagtttgctcatgatcacttggaggactctgagactgactggttcaaggttctctggtctgatgagaccaagatcgagatctttggtgccaaccacacacgtgacgtttggagactggatggcactgcatacgaccccaagaataccatccctacagtcaagcatggtggtggcagcatcatgctgtggggctgtttctcagccaaggggcctggccatctggtccgcatccatgggaagatggatagcacggcctacctggagattttggccaagaacctccgctcctccatcaaggatcttaagatgggtcgtcatttcatcttccaacaagacaacgacccaaagcacacagccaagaaaaccaaggcctggttcaagaggcaaaaaatcaaggtgttgcagtggcctagtcagtctcctgaccttaacccaattgaaaacttgtggaaggagctcaagattaaagtccacatgagacacccaaagaacctagataacttggagaagatctgcatggagcagtgggccaagataactccagagacctgtgccagcctgatcaggtcttataaaagacgattattagctataattgcaaacaaaggttattccacaaaatattaa